CCACCGCAGCCGGTTGAGCAGGCCGCCACGCGCCTTGTGCAGCGATGGCGTGATCTCGGCCGAGGCGCCGATGTGCCCGTCGATATATTCGACCAGCCGCGCGGCCAGTGCCGTGTCCTCGACGCGGATCATCACCTCCAGGTTGAGATAGAGGCTGCGCATGTCGAAATTGGCGCTGCCGAAATAGCAGACGTCATCGATAACGATCAGCTTGGTGTGGAGCTTGCACGCCTCGAACTCCCAGATGCGCGCCCGCCGCTTCAGCATGTAATCGTATAGCGATCGCGTGGCCCCGATGGTGGCTGGATTGTCGCTCTTGCCCGCAAGCACCAGGCGGGCACCATCGCGGCGTGCCACTTTGCCGATCGCCCGCATCGCGCGGTTCGAAGGCGAGAAATAGGCCATGATCATGTGCAGGCGGGCACCGCCGATCATGTCGCTTCGCACGCTCCGGGCCCAGCTCGACAGGCCGCGGGTTGGCCCGCCGATGAGGACCTGCACGGGGCCGTGGCCAGGTTGCCAGTGGCGCACCAAGCGGCGGATATGACGCCATTTCGAATGGGGGTCGCGCGTCCAGGCGTCGAGCTGGTCGAACCAGCGGGCAAGATCGCATACCGCGGTGCCTTCCATCACGATTGCCAGGTCGTTCCAGCCGTTCACCTCGGGCGGGGCGAAATAACTGTCCTCCACGTTGAAGCCGCCGACCATGGCAAAGCGCCCGTCGGCGATCACCATCTTCTGGTGGTTGCGGATGAGGTATCGCTGGCTCCATCGGGGTGAAAAACAGCAGAACGATCCCCCCGCGTCGCACATCGGGGCGAAAAACGCCTTTCGCGCATCGGCTCCGAAACCATCGACGATGAGGTTGACCTTCACCCCGCGCTCCGCCGCTCGGGTCAACGCGTCGCGCACCAGCGTTCCGCTCGCGTCTTCGGCGAAGATGTAGAAACATACGCGCAGCGAATCGCGCGCGCCGTCGATGAGGTCGATCATCGCGGCGAGCCGGTCCTTGCCGGCGGGGTAGAACGTCAGCCGGTGCCCCTGCGCCTCGGCAGTGAACGGCGGCGGATCGACGTACTGCATGGCAGGCTGCCTAGAGGCATTTTCTTGACTTGGCGACGCCCGTCCCCTAGGTCGCGCGCTTTCCCGAACACCCGTTACCCGGAGTGCCCGATGGCGCGCGTTACCGTCGAAGATTGTGTCGACAAGATTCCGAACCGCTTCGACCTCGTCCTGCTTGCCGCGCAGCGTGCGCGGGAAATCTCGGGTGGCGCCGAACTGACGATCGACCGCGACCGCGACAAGAACCCGGTCGTCGCCCTGCGAGAAATCGCGGAAGAAACGGTGCGCCCCAAGGACCTTCACGAATCCGTGGTTGTCGGCCTCCAGAAGATTCTGCCGGACGACGAGGACGAGGCGGACGAGATCGGTTCGCTCAGCCAGTCGGCCGAAGCGCTGCGCATCACCGCAGCTGCCCCCGTCCGTTCCACCAGCGTCGGCGGCGATTACGAAGGCTGAACGCCCGACTTTGCGGCCATGAAAAAAGGCCCGCGCCCTTTCGCAAATGGCGCGGGCCTTTTTCGTTGTGGCGCGCGCTTTAGCTAGCGGCCGCGCCCGGTCGTGTCCTGCAGCGCGTCGATCCGTTCAGATGCCTCGGCCTTGGTGAGGTCGGTGTCGTATGCCTTCGGATCGTGCGCTTCCTCGCTCAGGGTCTTGAGGTAGCTCGCCTGCGCACCGGTCATCGGTTCGTCGCCGGTGGTCCAGTCGGCGGGCGCCTTGACTGCGTTCGATGTCGGCTCAACCTTCGGACTTTCGCTGGGGTGGTTGTCGGTCGGGTGGCGGTCGGTCATGGCTGAATTCCCTTTCGCCGCGTCAACGCACTCGTTCTCGGTATGTTCCGGCTGGCGCTGCAACCTCCAGCAGGCGTATGATCGATTGCATGACGGGGGAGTTCGGCACGATCGCGCACGGCATCGCCGATGCGGGCAGCGGCGCGGTTCTGGCGCGCACGGTGGAGCCGGCAGCGGGCGAGACAGGTGGCCACACGAACGAGGCGGCCTGCCTCAACTGCGGCACGCCGCTGGTCGGCCCGCACTGCCACGCGTGCGGCCAGCGTGGGCACGTGCACCGCACGCTGGGCGCGTTCTTCCATGACCTGCTGCACGGCGTGCTCCATTTCGAAGGCAAGATCTGGCGCACCGTGCCGTTGCTCGCGTGGAAGCCCGGCAAGCTGACCCGCGAATATATCGACGGGCGCCGCGCCAGTTATGTCAGCCCGATTGCGCTGTTTCTCTTCGTCGTGTTCCTGAGCTTCGCCCTGTTCAACGCGCTGGGCAGCGGCGCCAGCGGCATTCCGACGGCCCAAGTGGCCGGGGCGATGGACGCCGACTTTGCCGAGAACACCCGTGAGCTGGAAAGGCTGAAGGTCGAGCGGACCACGGCGCAGGGCGAAGAACGCGCCGAGATCGATCGCAAGGTCGCGGACCTCGAAGCAGAGCAGCGCGCCTTGAGCGCGCTGAAGAACGGACAAGGCGGCGAGTTCACCCGACAGTTCGTCGAAGGCTTCTCCGACAGCCCCGAACCGAACAACGCGAAGCTGAGCCAGATGATTCAACACGTGCGGGAGAACCCGCAGCTGGCGATCTACAAGGCGCAGACCAGCGCCTACAAGTACAGCTGGATGCTGATCCCGCTCAGCGTGCCGTTCGTGTGGCTGCTGTTCCCCCTCAGCCGCCGTTTCGGCGGGTACGATCACACCGTGTTCGTGACGTATTCGATCACCTTCATGATCGCCCTCGCCGCAGTGGTCAGCCTGCTGTTCTACGTCAACGCCGGCGGCGTGGGCGGCCTGCTGCTGCTCTACGCCCCGTTCCACATGTACCGCCAGCTGCGCGGCACATACGGCCTGTCGCGCCTCGGCGCGGTCTGGCGAATGCTGGCGCTCAGCCTGTTCGCGTGGATCGCGATAGGGCTGTTCGCCGCGGCGATATTCTGGATGGCCGGCGCCTGAAGTATACCGAAGCCGAGCGGCCGGCGTGTATCGTCAGCCGCAGGGAAACTCGCGGATCAGCGCGGCACGCCACGCCTGGCGCAAGGTGGACGCCTTGCGCTGCGATTGCGGCAAGCGACCCAGCTTGGCGACGACCTCTTCGGCGCCCATGCCTTTCTTGCGGGCAGCGGCTGGCACGCAGTACAGCGGTTCCCCGCGCGCGGTGGCGGCATCGTTTGCCGCCTTTGTGGCGGCCGCTGCGTCCTTCATCTGGGCCATCATCGGACGGGTCCGCTTGTCGAACATGGCGCCCATGCCCTTGCCCATCAGCGCTTTGGCATCGATGTAGAATTCCTCGGCATTTACGTCGCCGGGCGCCGCCAGCGCCGGTACCGCTGCAAGGGCCGCGCCCATGGCGACCGAATAAAACAGAATTCGCAAAGCCCCGATCCCCTCTCAAAAATGAGGATCGCTCATCGGGCGGCAAACGTGAATGCCTGCTGACGATCCGCGCATCGAGGGCGCGGCTGCGCCGGCTCAGGCCCCCGCCGCAGCCTCCCCGCCAAAGCGCTTGCCGGCCCGGGGAATGGCCGATCCGCGAACCGGCCGGGCCGTCGGGGTCGCCGGCGCATCCGGACGATCGATCTTGCCCGTATCCAGCAGGTCGCGAATCTCGTCGCCCGTCAGTGTTTCGTATTCCAGCATGGCTTGCGCCAGCAGGTGCAGCTTGTCGGTTTCGCCGGCGAGTATCGCGGTAGCCCGCGCGTGTGCGCTCTCGACCAGGCCCTTGATTTCCGCATCGATCAGCTTGTTGGTCTCGTCGCTACCCATGGTGCGCTGACTGCCGCCGTAACCCAGGTAGCCTTCCTGCTGCTGTTCGTATTGCAGCGGGCCGAGCTTCTCGCTCATGCCCCATTTCGTGACCATGTTTCGCGCCAGGGTGGTGGCGTACTGGATGTCGCTCGACGCGCCGCTCGATACCTTGTCGTGGCCGAAGATCAGTTCCTCCGCCACCCGGCCGCCCATGCTGACGGCGAGGTCGGCGTGCATCTTGTCGCGGTGGTAGGAGTAGTTGTCGCGTTCCGGCAGGCGCATCACCATGCCGAGCGCGCGCCCGCGCGGGATGATCGTGGCCTTGTGAATCGGATCCGAAGCCGGCTCGCGCAAGGACACGAGCGCATGGCCCGCCTCGTGATAGGCGGTCATCTTCTTCTCGTCGTCGGTCATGACCATGGAGCGGCGTTCCGCGCCCATCATGACCTTGTCCTTCGCGTCCTCGAATTCCTGCATCGCGACCAAGCGCTTGTTGCGGCGCGCGGCCAGCAGGGCTGCCTCGTTGACCAGGTTCGCAAGATCGGCGCCGGAGAACCCGGGCGTGCCGCGCGCCAGCGTGCGTGAATTCACGTCTGGGGCGAGCGGGACCTTCTTCATGTGAACGGCCAGGATCTTCTCCCGCCCGTCGATGTCGGGCACCGGCACCACGACCTGCCGGTCGAAGCGGCCCGGGCGCAGCAGCGCGGGGTCGAGCACGTCGGGCCGGTTGGTGGCGGCGATGATGATGATGCCTTCGTTCGCTTCGAACCCGTCCATTTCTACTAGGAGCTGGTTCAGCGTCTGCTCGCGTTCATCGTTTGAATTGCCGAGTCCGTGCCCGCGATGGCGGCCGACCGCGTCGATTTCGTCGATGAAGACGATGCAGGGCGCGTTCTTCTTCGCCTGTTCGAACATGTCGCGCACGCGGCTGGCGCCGACGCCGACGAACATCTCCACGAAATCGGAGCCCGAGATGGTGAAGAACGGCACACCCGCCTCGCCTGCGATAGCGCGGGCAAGCAGTGTCTTGCCGGTCCCCGGGCTGCCGACGAGAAGGGCGCCCTTCGGAATCTGGCCGCCCAGCTTGGAGAAGCGGCGCGGATCGCGCAGGAATTCGACGATCTCCTCCAGCTCCTCGCGCGCCTCGTCGATGCCGGCGACATCGTCAAATGTGACGCGGCCCTGCTTCTCGGTGAGAAGCTTGGCCTTGGACTTGCCGAAGCCCATGGCCCCGCCCGCGCCGCCGCCTTTCTGCACCTGGCGCAGCGCAAAGAATGCAATGCCCAGGATCAGGATGAACGGCAGGGATTGGATCAAGAGATAGAGGATGACGTTGGGCTGGTCGGCTTCCTTCCCGGAATACGACACGCCGGATTCGTCCAGCAGTGTCGTCAGGCTGGTGTCGCCGGCGATCGGCACGGTGGCGAACGTATCGCCGTTCTTCATCGTGCCGGTGATCTGGTTGGACGCGATCTGCACGTCCTTCACCGATCCGGCCGCCACGCGGTCACGGAATTCGGAATAGCGGATGGACTGGCCCGGCGTCTGGCCGGCCTGGCCGAACATCGAGACGACCAGCAGTAGCGCCAGGAAGATACCGCCCCAGACCATGAGGCTCTTCATCCACGGATTGGGACCGCCCGGGCTTCCCCCCGGCCCCTGGCCCTGCGGATCCTTGTCTTCGTTCATCTGGCGTGCCGTCCTTTCGCCTCGTGAATGTAGGAGCGGGGGGGTGAATGGCAAGATAACGGAGCACGATGCGCGAATCCGGTTGGGCCTGGCGCCCGGACGGACCGGGCCTCGCCACGGAAGGTCGCTCCTAGCGCGCTCGGCGGCCTACTAGACCGGTTGCGCGATCAGGGCCCTGCCCGCGAGATCGAACCGCACGGCGCCAAGCGAACCAGCGAGGCCGCATTCCCCAGGCTCGATGCGCACGTCATCGACGGAGACCGGCTCATCGATCGGAATGACGAGGACAGCGCGCGATCCATACCGCGAAAGTGCCGCCGCCGACGGCGAGCCGTCCAGCC
This region of Tsuneonella aeria genomic DNA includes:
- a CDS encoding phospholipase D-like domain-containing protein, whose amino-acid sequence is MQYVDPPPFTAEAQGHRLTFYPAGKDRLAAMIDLIDGARDSLRVCFYIFAEDASGTLVRDALTRAAERGVKVNLIVDGFGADARKAFFAPMCDAGGSFCCFSPRWSQRYLIRNHQKMVIADGRFAMVGGFNVEDSYFAPPEVNGWNDLAIVMEGTAVCDLARWFDQLDAWTRDPHSKWRHIRRLVRHWQPGHGPVQVLIGGPTRGLSSWARSVRSDMIGGARLHMIMAYFSPSNRAMRAIGKVARRDGARLVLAGKSDNPATIGATRSLYDYMLKRRARIWEFEACKLHTKLIVIDDVCYFGSANFDMRSLYLNLEVMIRVEDTALAARLVEYIDGHIGASAEITPSLHKARGGLLNRLRWNVSWFLVAVVDYTVTRRLNLGL
- a CDS encoding DUF3072 domain-containing protein, whose translation is MTDRHPTDNHPSESPKVEPTSNAVKAPADWTTGDEPMTGAQASYLKTLSEEAHDPKAYDTDLTKAEASERIDALQDTTGRGR
- the rpoZ gene encoding DNA-directed RNA polymerase subunit omega; this encodes MARVTVEDCVDKIPNRFDLVLLAAQRAREISGGAELTIDRDRDKNPVVALREIAEETVRPKDLHESVVVGLQKILPDDEDEADEIGSLSQSAEALRITAAAPVRSTSVGGDYEG
- a CDS encoding DUF3667 domain-containing protein encodes the protein MTGEFGTIAHGIADAGSGAVLARTVEPAAGETGGHTNEAACLNCGTPLVGPHCHACGQRGHVHRTLGAFFHDLLHGVLHFEGKIWRTVPLLAWKPGKLTREYIDGRRASYVSPIALFLFVVFLSFALFNALGSGASGIPTAQVAGAMDADFAENTRELERLKVERTTAQGEERAEIDRKVADLEAEQRALSALKNGQGGEFTRQFVEGFSDSPEPNNAKLSQMIQHVRENPQLAIYKAQTSAYKYSWMLIPLSVPFVWLLFPLSRRFGGYDHTVFVTYSITFMIALAAVVSLLFYVNAGGVGGLLLLYAPFHMYRQLRGTYGLSRLGAVWRMLALSLFAWIAIGLFAAAIFWMAGA
- the ftsH gene encoding ATP-dependent zinc metalloprotease FtsH, with translation MNEDKDPQGQGPGGSPGGPNPWMKSLMVWGGIFLALLLVVSMFGQAGQTPGQSIRYSEFRDRVAAGSVKDVQIASNQITGTMKNGDTFATVPIAGDTSLTTLLDESGVSYSGKEADQPNVILYLLIQSLPFILILGIAFFALRQVQKGGGAGGAMGFGKSKAKLLTEKQGRVTFDDVAGIDEAREELEEIVEFLRDPRRFSKLGGQIPKGALLVGSPGTGKTLLARAIAGEAGVPFFTISGSDFVEMFVGVGASRVRDMFEQAKKNAPCIVFIDEIDAVGRHRGHGLGNSNDEREQTLNQLLVEMDGFEANEGIIIIAATNRPDVLDPALLRPGRFDRQVVVPVPDIDGREKILAVHMKKVPLAPDVNSRTLARGTPGFSGADLANLVNEAALLAARRNKRLVAMQEFEDAKDKVMMGAERRSMVMTDDEKKMTAYHEAGHALVSLREPASDPIHKATIIPRGRALGMVMRLPERDNYSYHRDKMHADLAVSMGGRVAEELIFGHDKVSSGASSDIQYATTLARNMVTKWGMSEKLGPLQYEQQQEGYLGYGGSQRTMGSDETNKLIDAEIKGLVESAHARATAILAGETDKLHLLAQAMLEYETLTGDEIRDLLDTGKIDRPDAPATPTARPVRGSAIPRAGKRFGGEAAAGA